From the genome of Alosa alosa isolate M-15738 ecotype Scorff River chromosome 20, AALO_Geno_1.1, whole genome shotgun sequence, one region includes:
- the LOC125284938 gene encoding cytochrome P450 2K1-like: MQNGAAFDTSQPMNYAVSNIISAIVYGNRFDYADPKFKDRVNRANESVAVTGYASIQVYNIFHWLRHFLWSWRRLMKNVYDEFEEIRHLARRRQESLDPQDCQGFIDSFLIRKESAEVLTSLYGLSFTEESILFVCVRLFAAGTDTTGATLCWGLLLMAKYPQIQDRMQEEIDRVIGGRQPVAEDRRSLPYTNAVIHETQRVANIVPMSIPHSTSCDVHFQGYFIKKVGFNYMHVTINFLVSLLRDEAEWEKPSSFHPEHFLDDKGQFVKRDAFLPFSAGRRVCLGESLARMELFLFFTTPLLHFHFTPPPGVSEDELDLTPAVGFTLTPSPHKLCAVPRGYSYDMAGDSE, from the exons ATGCAGAATG GTGCTGCATTTGATACCTCCCAACCAATGAATTATGCCGTCTCCAACATTATATCTGCCATTGTGTATGGAAACCGCTTTGATTATGCAGACCCTAAGTTTAAGGACCGTGTCAACAGAGCCAATGAAAGTGTTGCAGTCACTGGCTATGCATCAATACAG GTTTATAACATCTTTCATTGGCTGCGTCATTTTCTCTGGAGCTGGAGACGTCTGATGAAGAATGTGTATGATGAATTTGAGGAGATTAGACACCTGGCCAGGAGACGGCAAGAGAGTTTGGACCCTCAAGACTGCCAGGGCTTCATTGATTCCTTCCTGATCCGGAAAGAGAGTGCTGAGGTACTGACCAGTTTATATGGGCTATCATTCACTGag GAATCAATcttgtt tgtgtgcgtgcgcctgTTTGCGGCCGGCACAGACACCACGGGGGCTACACTGTGCTGGGGGCTATTGCTTATGGCCAAGTACCCTCAAATCCAAG ACCGAATGCAGGAGGAGATTGACCGGGTGATCGGTGGGCGACAGCCTGTGGCTGAGGACAGGAGGAGCCTCCCCTACACCAACGCTGTGATCCACGAGACCCAGAGAGTCGCCAACATCGTGCCCATGAGTATACCTCACTCCACCAGCTGTGATGTCCACTTCCAGGGATACTTCATCAAGAAGGTAGGTTT taactatatgcatgtgacgataaacttccttgtatccttgttgaGGGATGAAGCTGAGTGGGAGAAGCCCTCTTCATTTCACCCAGAGCATTTCCTGGACGACAAGGGGCAGTTTGTCAAAAGAGATGCTTTCTTGCCTTTTTCAGCAG GGCGTAGGGTGTGTCTGGGCGAGAGTCTGGCCAGGATGgagctcttcctcttcttcaccACTCCTCTCCTGCACTTTCACTTCACGCCGCCCCCTGGAGTTTCGGAGGACGAGCTGGACCTGACACCCGCCGTAGGATTTAccctcaccccctccccccacaagCTGTGTGCAGTTCCAAGGGGCTATAGTTATGACATGGCAGGAGACTCCGAATGA